From the genome of Amycolatopsis sp. NBC_01488, one region includes:
- a CDS encoding PP2C family protein-serine/threonine phosphatase — MIREAGESADHGSDADPAFSALLEDSAEDLYENAPCGYLSTLLDGTIAKINATLLDWLGYTREELVGRRRFSDLLTVGGRLYHETHFAPLLRMQGELGGIAVEMKTADGARLPVLVTSKVKTSPDGEAQLIRTTVFDAHDRRAYEQELLRARNEAERERDRVDRLAKTLQRTLLPPTLPGVPGMQVAAYYHPASEDQVGGDFYDLFPLTGDMWGFFLGDVSGKGAGAAVVTSLARYTLRAAAVHDSDPVAALRTLNTVLHQEFQGPDPRFCTVLHGHVRPHDGAGATITLAGGGHPPALLIRADGTPSFLEARGGQLVGPLPVARFAAVTAVLQPGDTVLLYTDGLTEARTLGRRRYSEEQLRADLTGLAPTTAPAVIHAVTELLAGFGDGVEDDTALLAMSVPLQP; from the coding sequence CCCTGCGGCTACCTCTCAACCCTGCTGGACGGGACGATCGCCAAGATCAACGCCACGCTGCTGGACTGGCTGGGGTACACCCGCGAGGAGCTGGTCGGCCGGCGGCGGTTCTCCGACCTGCTCACCGTCGGCGGCCGCCTCTACCACGAAACGCACTTCGCGCCGCTGCTGCGCATGCAGGGCGAGCTCGGCGGCATCGCCGTAGAGATGAAGACAGCGGACGGCGCACGGCTGCCGGTGCTGGTGACCTCGAAGGTCAAGACCAGCCCGGACGGAGAGGCTCAGCTGATCCGCACCACGGTGTTCGACGCGCACGACCGGCGCGCCTACGAGCAGGAGCTGCTCCGGGCCCGCAACGAGGCCGAGCGCGAACGCGACCGGGTGGACCGGCTGGCGAAGACCCTGCAGCGGACGCTGCTGCCGCCGACCTTGCCCGGCGTGCCCGGCATGCAGGTGGCGGCCTACTACCACCCGGCGTCGGAAGACCAGGTCGGCGGCGACTTCTACGACTTGTTCCCGCTGACCGGCGACATGTGGGGGTTCTTCCTCGGCGACGTGTCCGGCAAGGGCGCAGGGGCCGCGGTGGTGACCTCGCTGGCGCGTTACACGCTGCGGGCGGCCGCGGTGCACGACTCGGACCCGGTCGCCGCGTTGCGGACGCTCAACACCGTCCTGCACCAGGAATTCCAGGGCCCCGACCCGCGGTTCTGCACCGTCTTGCACGGCCACGTCCGGCCGCACGACGGCGCCGGCGCTACGATAACCCTGGCCGGCGGCGGCCACCCGCCCGCCTTGCTCATCCGCGCCGACGGGACGCCCTCGTTCCTGGAAGCCCGGGGCGGGCAGCTGGTAGGCCCCCTGCCCGTCGCCCGGTTCGCCGCGGTCACCGCCGTGCTCCAGCCCGGTGACACCGTGCTCCTGTACACCGACGGGCTGACGGAAGCTCGCACTCTCGGCCGCCGCCGCTACAGCGAAGAACAGCTGCGGGCAGACCTCACCGGCCTGGCACCGACCACCGCGCCCGCGGTGATCCATGCGGTCACCGAGCTCCTGGCCGGCTTCGGGGACGGCGTCGAAGACGACACCGCACTGCTCGCGATGAGCGTCCCGCTTCAACCGTGA
- a CDS encoding ATP-binding protein: protein MTELPTVREFTVNQGRRHGLTPEQASDLELIACERVTNSLTQAGSPATVSVWPEDGHVVCQVSDTGRLADPLAGRRPADPGQLGGRGLLLVHALADLVRTHTGNCGTTVRVYLQQR from the coding sequence GTGACCGAGCTTCCGACGGTCCGGGAGTTCACCGTCAACCAGGGGCGTCGTCACGGTCTCACGCCGGAGCAGGCGAGCGATCTCGAACTCATCGCCTGTGAGCGGGTCACGAACAGCTTGACCCAGGCCGGGAGCCCTGCGACGGTCAGTGTGTGGCCGGAGGATGGGCACGTGGTGTGTCAGGTCTCTGACACCGGCCGGTTGGCCGACCCGTTGGCGGGCCGTCGTCCGGCGGATCCCGGTCAGCTGGGGGGCCGTGGTCTGTTGCTGGTCCACGCTCTCGCCGACCTGGTGCGCACCCATACCGGTAACTGCGGCACCACCGTTCGCGTCTACCTGCAGCAGCGCTGA
- a CDS encoding SAM-dependent methyltransferase, whose translation MTQSEFLAPSSVPVGVDPTRASIARVYDAALGGKNNYEIDREVLQQVATKAPEVADLAWSNRNFLTRAVRFLAQQAKIKQFLDCGSGLPTAENTHQIAQRVDPDTQVVYVDNDPVVIAHGRAILEENPNTHFVSADIFQPADVLDNEVVRRHLDFAQPLALLQVGTLHHYVADNGADLMRDYVAALPSGSFVVIAHFFDPETDELSDLARKMEDLFIHSPMGSGKFRTERQLLEFVNGLEIMPPGPGKEPKLELCDYWWPDGPKLTPLNQVERCIAGIVARKP comes from the coding sequence GTGACGCAGTCGGAGTTCCTGGCGCCGAGTTCGGTCCCGGTCGGGGTGGACCCGACCCGGGCCAGCATCGCCCGGGTGTACGACGCCGCGCTCGGCGGCAAGAACAACTACGAGATCGACCGCGAAGTCCTCCAGCAGGTTGCCACCAAGGCACCCGAGGTCGCCGACCTGGCCTGGTCCAACCGCAACTTCCTGACCAGGGCCGTGCGGTTCCTCGCCCAGCAGGCGAAGATCAAGCAGTTCCTCGACTGCGGCTCCGGTCTGCCCACCGCGGAGAACACCCACCAGATCGCGCAGCGGGTCGACCCGGACACCCAAGTCGTGTACGTCGACAACGACCCGGTCGTCATCGCACACGGCCGCGCGATCCTGGAGGAGAACCCGAACACCCACTTCGTCTCCGCAGACATCTTCCAGCCCGCGGATGTCCTGGACAACGAGGTGGTCCGTCGGCACCTCGACTTCGCCCAGCCCCTGGCGCTGCTGCAGGTCGGTACGCTGCACCACTACGTCGCCGACAACGGCGCCGACCTGATGCGCGACTACGTCGCCGCGCTACCCAGCGGCTCCTTCGTCGTCATCGCCCACTTCTTCGACCCGGAAACCGACGAACTGAGCGACCTGGCCCGCAAGATGGAGGACTTGTTCATCCACAGCCCCATGGGCTCCGGGAAGTTCCGAACTGAACGGCAACTCCTGGAGTTCGTCAACGGGCTGGAGATCATGCCACCCGGGCCGGGCAAAGAACCGAAGCTCGAACTGTGCGACTACTGGTGGCCCGACGGACCGAAACTGACCCCGCTCAACCAGGTTGAACGCTGCATCGCCGGCATCGTCGCACGCAAACCGTAG
- a CDS encoding SAM-dependent methyltransferase, with protein MPTDEDTAPIAPAGVDTDKPSAARIYDWYLGGTHNWAVDREFGKRAVQLWPGMKAMAQQNRAFMNRVVETALDAGIRQFIDLGSGVPTVGNIHEIIRRRLPDEGSATDVYVDYEPVAAAHSTVILEKDDATGWAAIVQRDLRDPDGVLDDEATRDLIDFDEPVCLLLIAVMHFIGPHDDPDKITATYRSRLAPGSWLAISHASIDDAPADETTAGVRRMIDTYRSTSNPMWLRDRAEFVPWFGDWNLLEPGITRLPHWRPDREPTEEELEASSFGWGGVAENRS; from the coding sequence ATGCCGACCGACGAGGACACCGCACCGATCGCGCCGGCGGGTGTCGACACCGACAAGCCCTCCGCCGCCCGCATCTACGACTGGTACCTGGGCGGAACCCACAACTGGGCCGTGGACCGCGAATTCGGCAAGCGCGCGGTGCAGCTGTGGCCCGGCATGAAGGCCATGGCCCAGCAGAACCGGGCCTTCATGAACCGCGTGGTCGAAACCGCGCTCGACGCGGGCATCCGCCAGTTCATCGACCTCGGCTCCGGAGTGCCGACCGTCGGCAACATCCACGAAATCATCCGCCGCCGGCTGCCGGACGAGGGAAGCGCGACCGACGTCTACGTCGACTACGAACCAGTGGCCGCCGCGCACTCGACAGTGATCCTGGAAAAGGACGACGCGACCGGCTGGGCCGCGATCGTGCAACGCGACCTACGCGACCCGGACGGCGTCCTCGATGACGAGGCCACCCGTGACCTGATCGACTTCGACGAGCCCGTCTGCCTGCTGCTGATCGCGGTCATGCACTTCATCGGCCCCCACGACGACCCGGACAAGATCACCGCCACGTACCGGTCACGCCTGGCACCCGGCAGCTGGCTGGCGATCTCCCACGCCAGCATCGACGACGCCCCGGCAGACGAAACCACCGCCGGCGTCCGCCGGATGATCGACACCTACCGCAGCACCAGCAATCCCATGTGGCTGCGAGACCGCGCCGAGTTCGTCCCGTGGTTCGGCGACTGGAACCTCCTCGAACCCGGCATCACCCGGCTCCCACACTGGCGCCCCGACCGAGAACCAACCGAAGAAGAACTCGAGGCCAGCTCATTCGGGTGGGGCGGTGTCGCGGAAAACCGGTCTTGA
- a CDS encoding group II intron maturase-specific domain-containing protein → MVCCYSEQQAQQVKAQLAAWLKPRGLVFNEGKTRVAHLEEGFDFLGFNLRRYRRGNRPGKLLIKPSADAVRRVRKRLASEVRGMRSSNAMAVIARLNPIIRGWAAYYRGVVSSALFAALDHYVWRLTYRWACHTHPNKPRKWIVRRYFGRFNRFRNDWWVFGSRDHVLDDRGTVAYLIKFSWTNIVRHQLVTGSASPDDRTSSATGLRDDARCHLRWTAITCACS, encoded by the coding sequence GTGGTCTGCTGCTACAGCGAGCAGCAGGCGCAGCAGGTCAAGGCACAGCTTGCCGCCTGGCTGAAACCCCGAGGTCTGGTCTTCAACGAGGGCAAGACACGTGTCGCGCATCTCGAAGAAGGTTTCGACTTTCTCGGCTTCAATCTGCGTCGTTATCGGCGCGGGAACCGGCCCGGCAAGTTGTTGATCAAACCGAGCGCGGATGCGGTGAGGCGAGTACGGAAAAGGCTCGCGAGCGAGGTGCGTGGTATGCGTAGCTCGAACGCGATGGCGGTCATCGCCAGGCTCAACCCGATCATTCGGGGATGGGCCGCCTACTACCGTGGGGTGGTGTCCAGCGCGTTGTTCGCCGCGCTGGATCACTATGTGTGGCGTCTCACCTACCGGTGGGCATGTCACACGCATCCCAATAAGCCGAGGAAGTGGATTGTCCGCCGCTATTTCGGCCGGTTCAATCGGTTCAGGAACGACTGGTGGGTCTTCGGCTCCCGTGATCATGTGCTCGACGATCGGGGCACGGTCGCCTACCTCATCAAGTTCTCCTGGACCAACATCGTCCGGCATCAGCTGGTCACGGGGTCGGCATCTCCGGATGACCGGACCTCGTCGGCTACTGGGCTGCGCGACGACGCAAGGTGCCACCTCCGCTGGACAGCTATAACCTGCGCCTGCTCATGA
- a CDS encoding Mu transposase domain-containing protein yields the protein MTCPPRRGNRKGVVEKANHSAAQRWWRTLGDDITIAEAQAGLDRLAAKLDSRRRVLDGERTTVAGLAAAERLHAPPLVAFPAEFDLPRTVTPQALVAFRGNSYSVPPGLGCAQVQVRHRLGADVLRIVTEGGATVAVHRRAPDGAGRVVRDDGHVIALEHAAMCAFSTDRPCTH from the coding sequence GTGACGTGTCCGCCGCGGCGCGGGAACCGCAAGGGTGTGGTCGAGAAGGCCAACCACTCGGCCGCGCAGCGCTGGTGGCGCACCCTTGGCGACGACATCACGATCGCCGAGGCGCAGGCCGGGCTGGACCGGCTCGCGGCCAAGCTTGACAGCCGCCGCCGGGTCCTCGACGGCGAGCGCACCACCGTCGCCGGCCTGGCCGCTGCCGAGCGGCTGCATGCCCCGCCGTTGGTCGCGTTTCCGGCCGAGTTCGACCTGCCCCGGACCGTCACACCGCAGGCGCTGGTCGCTTTCCGCGGCAACTCCTACTCCGTCCCACCCGGGCTGGGCTGCGCGCAGGTTCAGGTCCGTCACCGACTCGGCGCGGACGTGCTGCGGATCGTCACCGAGGGCGGCGCGACGGTCGCGGTCCACCGGCGCGCTCCGGACGGGGCCGGGCGGGTCGTCCGCGATGACGGGCACGTGATCGCGCTCGAACACGCCGCGATGTGCGCGTTCAGCACCGATCGGCCCTGCACCCACTAG
- a CDS encoding tyrosine-type recombinase/integrase: MLLSQRPRTSDPPADATAGPRPCPHHGFQPKPGYNRNFNRTPQPHARSRLVAVQTGLRVSELIGLDCGDVTFGDGASVRCLGKDRKRRAVPLTTATQAVLRGWLAESDGRADQPLLPTRTGRRLSVDAVERLVRLHAATAARTCPTIRPEQLHPHVLRHSCAMSLLQAGVDTAVIALWLGHADPRSTSIYLHADMTIKQRALDATTPPSTAPGRYQPGDKLLAFLESL, translated from the coding sequence CTGCTCCTGTCCCAACGACCAAGGACCTCGGACCCGCCCGCCGACGCGACAGCCGGCCCACGACCATGCCCACACCACGGTTTCCAGCCAAAACCCGGCTACAACAGGAACTTCAACCGAACCCCACAGCCCCATGCAAGATCGAGGTTAGTCGCCGTCCAAACCGGACTGCGGGTGTCCGAACTGATCGGACTCGACTGCGGTGACGTCACATTCGGCGACGGAGCCAGCGTCCGATGCCTCGGCAAAGACCGGAAACGCCGCGCTGTTCCCCTGACCACCGCCACCCAGGCCGTCCTGCGCGGCTGGCTTGCCGAAAGCGACGGTCGCGCCGACCAGCCGTTGCTCCCGACCCGCACGGGGCGGCGGCTCAGTGTTGATGCCGTGGAACGTCTTGTCCGCCTGCACGCTGCCACCGCCGCACGGACATGCCCCACCATCCGGCCGGAGCAACTTCACCCCCATGTGCTGCGGCACAGTTGCGCGATGTCGCTGTTACAGGCCGGGGTCGACACGGCCGTGATCGCGCTTTGGCTCGGCCACGCGGACCCGCGTTCCACCAGCATCTACCTGCACGCCGACATGACCATCAAACAACGCGCCCTCGACGCCACGACACCACCGTCAACGGCACCGGGCCGCTACCAGCCCGGCGACAAGCTGTTGGCCTTCCTCGAAAGCCTGTGA
- a CDS encoding IS1380 family transposase codes for MVQGSKASSVRVSADGEGLVSRAGVALLRELTISTGLGTGWSEALLDTYQGMPVHLPGRVLADVAVMIADGGDALAHLATLRDQDKLFGAVASDATAWRVLDRVDDEHLARLQAGRAAAREQAWAAGAGPDVTAGLVIDIDATISIAHSEKENAAKTWKKTFGFHPLLAYLDRPDISGGEALAGILRPGKAGSNTAADHAEILTMALAALPACARPDPGDPGAPQVMIRTDDAGATHAFAAAVRAAGCGFSMGFPISTEVQTAVLAVPADAWVPAYDLDGGPRDGAWVAEITGMLDLAKWPERSRVIVRRERPHPGAQLRFTDADGHRFTAFIADTDGGQLADLEVRHRAHARVEDRIRCGKTTGLRNFPCRGYAENKTWLELSLTAADLLTWTQALCFTGDLARAEPATLRYRVCAVAGKLTRTARVTTLHLDRDWPWAQRLATAFTRLRAAPWPG; via the coding sequence CCGGCTGGTCGGAAGCACTTCTCGACACCTACCAGGGCATGCCGGTCCACCTGCCGGGGCGGGTCCTGGCCGACGTGGCAGTCATGATCGCCGACGGAGGTGACGCGCTGGCGCATCTGGCGACGCTGCGGGACCAGGACAAACTCTTCGGTGCGGTGGCCAGCGACGCCACCGCGTGGCGGGTGCTGGACCGGGTCGACGACGAGCACCTCGCCCGCCTGCAGGCGGGCCGCGCAGCAGCCCGGGAACAGGCCTGGGCCGCCGGGGCGGGTCCCGATGTCACGGCTGGCCTGGTGATCGACATCGATGCGACGATCAGCATCGCCCATAGCGAGAAGGAGAACGCGGCGAAAACGTGGAAAAAGACGTTCGGGTTCCATCCGCTGCTGGCTTACCTCGACCGACCCGACATTTCTGGCGGGGAAGCACTGGCCGGGATCCTCCGACCGGGCAAAGCCGGGTCGAACACCGCCGCCGACCACGCCGAGATCCTGACGATGGCGCTGGCCGCGCTGCCCGCCTGCGCCCGGCCCGACCCCGGCGATCCCGGGGCGCCGCAGGTAATGATCCGCACCGACGACGCCGGCGCGACCCACGCCTTCGCCGCGGCGGTCCGCGCGGCCGGCTGCGGGTTCTCCATGGGATTCCCGATCAGCACCGAGGTGCAGACCGCGGTTCTGGCTGTTCCCGCCGACGCGTGGGTCCCGGCTTACGACCTCGACGGCGGGCCTCGGGACGGGGCATGGGTCGCGGAGATCACCGGCATGCTCGACCTGGCGAAGTGGCCGGAGCGTTCGCGGGTGATCGTCCGCCGGGAACGTCCCCATCCCGGTGCGCAGCTGCGGTTCACCGACGCTGATGGTCACCGGTTCACCGCGTTCATCGCCGACACCGACGGCGGGCAGCTCGCCGACCTCGAAGTCCGCCACCGCGCCCATGCCCGGGTCGAGGACCGGATCCGCTGCGGCAAAACCACCGGGCTGCGCAACTTCCCCTGCCGCGGCTACGCGGAGAACAAGACCTGGCTCGAGTTGTCGCTGACCGCCGCTGACCTGCTCACCTGGACCCAAGCCTTGTGCTTCACCGGCGACCTCGCCCGCGCCGAACCCGCCACATTGCGCTACCGCGTCTGCGCCGTCGCCGGGAAACTCACCCGCACCGCCCGCGTCACCACCCTGCACCTCGACCGGGACTGGCCCTGGGCACAGCGACTCGCCACCGCCTTCACCCGGCTCCGCGCAGCACCCTGGCCCGGCTAA